The nucleotide sequence GAACACTCCTATTATTGATAGGATGCCATGATGCGTTACGGCGCTGATCTGATGCGGTGCTGACGATAGGCTCCGTCGAGCCGATGTTGATTACCACGGGCGGCCAGTCACCTGGCCGCCCGTGATTTTTCCCGGCGACGCTCGCTCGCCACTCAGACTTTTTTCGTTTCTTTTTTCGTTTCTTTATTTGTCTCTTCTGGCTTCTCGCTATCTGCCGATTTCGCTGTCTTTCTGTTCCGCGACGGTACCGGTCCGCCACGACGCAAATCGATATCCCGAATCAACCGCTCCAGATAGCGGTCGGTAAAAATGGAATCCAGCGAACGGCTTAGCTTGCGCCGCCAGTTGGGGTATTCCTGATGGGTGCCCGGCACATTCACCGGCGTCGCCATGTCCAGCCAGTCTTCAAGCTGCAAGCCTAACAGCGCGCTGGCGCTGTCCGCCAGATAACGCTGTACTCCACGGTTAAGCTGGGCGCTCATGGTCGTGAGCGAGGCATTACGCCCGACCCGCTGCGGCAGCAACTCTTGCTCATGCAGGGCGTCAAGCAGCCCCTGCTTGGCGCGCTCGCGCGCGTCGTGCTGCTGCTGCAACAATGCGTCGGTGGGATACAACCCGAGATCCTTGCCCAACGTCAGATCGACGCCCTGCCAGTAGCCACGCAACGTCGCCAGATCATGGGTGGTGATGGTGGCCATTGAGCGGGGCGGATACTCGTCCGGCGCGCGAAAACGATCGTGCTGATCTTTTTCAAAAAACAGTACCTTATAGGAATAGACACTGTTGTCGCGCAGTTTGTTGACGATCTCCTCCGGCACCGTTCCCAGATCCTCGCCGATCACCAGACAACGATGACGATGGCTTTCCAACGCCAGGATCCCCAGCAGGTCATCCACCGGATAAAGCACATAGGCGCCGTGGGTAGCGGTGTTGCCGTTCAGAATCCACCACAGCCGCAGCAGTCCCATCACATGGTCGATACGCAATGCGCCGCTGTGCGCCATATTGCTGCGCAGCAGGTCGATAAACGGCTGATAACCGCGCTGGCGCAGCAGAATCGGGTGCATCGGCGTCAGGTTCCAGTTCTGTCCGCCCGGCCCCAGCGGGTCCGGCGGCGCGCCAAGCGTCACCGACATGCAGTGCAATTGCTGATCGCCCCAGGTATCCACGCCGCCCTGCGCCACTCCCACCGCCAGATCGCGATACAGGCCTATCGGCATGCCCAGTTGTTTGCTGTGGGAAAAACAGCTCGCCAGCTGTTCATGCGCCAGCCACTGCAGCCAGCAATAAAACTGCACATCGTCGGCGTGTTCCTGGCGGAATTGCAGCGAGGCGTCGCTGCGCGCGTCGTGGTATTCCTGCGGCCACTGCAACCAGTCGGCAGCCGGTTGGCCCTGCTGATTCAACCACGCCTGCAACGCGTCATAAGTCGCCTGCTGCAACAGGCTTTCATCGTGGGTTTTCAGAAACTGCTGGAAGGCGGTTTTGCGCGGGTCCAGCACGTTGCGGCGATTGAAATGATTGAACGCCAGCCGCAGCGCCGTCAGTTTCAGGCTGGTGACCGCGGCGTAATCCACCCAGCGGCTGGCGCGGGCGACGGTCAGTCGCCGCTGAACGTCGTCCTGTTTCCACCACTCGCCGGCGGCATCGCTCTGATGAAAATCATCCACCTGATTCACATCGATGTAGACGACATTCAGCCAGTTGCGCGATGACGGGCTGTACGGGCTGGCGGCTTCCGGCTGTGCCGGATAAAGCGCGTGCAACGGGTTTAGGCCGACAAAGGCGCCGCCCCGGCGCGCCACCTGCTCCACCAACGTTTTCAGGTCGCCGAAATCGCCGATCCCCCAGTTGTCCGACGAACGCAGGGTATAGAGCTGCGCCATGACGCCCCACCAGCGTTTGCCCTGCGTCAGCGGGTCCGGTTCGTAACACCGCGCCGGCGCCACAATCACCCGGCATACCCACTGCTGTTCGCCCTGCGTCAGTATCAGTTGGTGATAGCCGAGCGGCAGGTTGTCCGGCAACGCCAGCGCCGCCTGCCCGGTCGATCGTCCTTCGATAATGCCGCCTTTTTCATAGGTGAGCGTCCAGCCATACTCGCCGTCGTCATGCAGCGGCAACCTATTCTGTTGCCCCTGGCGGAACACGCACACCGAAGGCAACGGCGCCACCGTCGGCTCCTCGACATCAAGCAGTTGCAGCAGTGTCTCACGGGTTTCCTGGTCTATCGCCTGTTCATTACCGTAAGCATCTTTATAGGTATCAGCGATCCCCGGATGTTGGGGTACAGATTTTTTTGCTTTCAACGCCATGGTATTGATTCCTTAATCACGCATCGTCCAGATGCGTTTCTGATAATCATGAATTGCCCGATCGGCACTGAACATCCCCATGCGGGCGGTATTCAGAATGCAGCGACGCGTCCATTCATCAGGTTCACGATACAACTCATCCACACGCTGTTGAGCCTGGCAGTAAGGAGCGAAATCGGCCAGCACCAGATAGGGATCACCCAGTATCAGCAGGCTATCCAGCAGAGGGGCGAACGCCGTTTTATCTCCGTGGCTGAATGTCCCATCCGCCAGTTCATCAAGAATGTCCTTTAGCAATGGATTCGCGGCAATGTAGCGGGCAGGTTTATAGCCGCCGGCAGTCAGCGCTTTCACCTGTTCGACGGTATGCCCGAAGATGAACAGATTCTCCGCGCCCACTTCCTGCGCCATCTCCACATTGGCGCCGTCCAGGGTGCCCACCGTCAGCGCGCCGTTCAACGCCAGCTTCATGTTGCCGGTGCCGGACGCCTCCTTGCCCGCCGTGGAAATCTGTTCCGACACGTCAGCAGCCGGAATAATCCGCTCCGCCAGCGAAACGCGGTAATCCGGCAAAAAGATCACTTTCAGGCGGTCATTCACCCGCGTGTCCCGGTTAATGTGTTCCGCCACGCAGTTGATGGCGTAAATAATATTTTTTGCCAGTACGTACCCCGGCGCCGCCTTGGCGCCAAACAGAAAAAGGCGCGGCACGATATCCAATCCAGGGTCGGCAAGCAATCGCTTATACAGCGATAAAATGTGCAGCAGATTCAGATGCTGCCGCTTGTATTCGTGCAACCGTTTGATTTGCACATCAAACAGCGAAGCAGGGTCGATACGGATGCCGTATTCGCGCTGCAAAAATTGCGCTAGCTGCGTTTTGTTGTCCTGCTTGATCTGGCGGTAACGCGCCCGGAACGCGCTGTCCTGCGCGTAGGGCGCCAGCCCATCCAGCAGCGTCAGCCGGTTACTCCATTCGGTATGCAAGGTGTCGTCAATCAGCGAAGAGAGCGCCGGATTGCACT is from Dickeya dianthicola NCPPB 453 and encodes:
- the malQ gene encoding 4-alpha-glucanotransferase, whose translation is MALKAKKSVPQHPGIADTYKDAYGNEQAIDQETRETLLQLLDVEEPTVAPLPSVCVFRQGQQNRLPLHDDGEYGWTLTYEKGGIIEGRSTGQAALALPDNLPLGYHQLILTQGEQQWVCRVIVAPARCYEPDPLTQGKRWWGVMAQLYTLRSSDNWGIGDFGDLKTLVEQVARRGGAFVGLNPLHALYPAQPEAASPYSPSSRNWLNVVYIDVNQVDDFHQSDAAGEWWKQDDVQRRLTVARASRWVDYAAVTSLKLTALRLAFNHFNRRNVLDPRKTAFQQFLKTHDESLLQQATYDALQAWLNQQGQPAADWLQWPQEYHDARSDASLQFRQEHADDVQFYCWLQWLAHEQLASCFSHSKQLGMPIGLYRDLAVGVAQGGVDTWGDQQLHCMSVTLGAPPDPLGPGGQNWNLTPMHPILLRQRGYQPFIDLLRSNMAHSGALRIDHVMGLLRLWWILNGNTATHGAYVLYPVDDLLGILALESHRHRCLVIGEDLGTVPEEIVNKLRDNSVYSYKVLFFEKDQHDRFRAPDEYPPRSMATITTHDLATLRGYWQGVDLTLGKDLGLYPTDALLQQQHDARERAKQGLLDALHEQELLPQRVGRNASLTTMSAQLNRGVQRYLADSASALLGLQLEDWLDMATPVNVPGTHQEYPNWRRKLSRSLDSIFTDRYLERLIRDIDLRRGGPVPSRNRKTAKSADSEKPEETNKETKKETKKV